A window of Limosilactobacillus reuteri genomic DNA:
CCCAACAGTTGAAGCAGAAGTTTACACAGAAGCCGGTGGTGTAGGCCGTGGTATCGTTCCTTCAGGTGCTTCAACTGGTGAACACGAAGCGGTTGAATTACGTGACGGCGACAAGAACCGTTTTGGCGGTAAGGGTGTTTTAAAGGCTGTTTCAAACGTAAACAACATTATTGCTAAGGAAATCGTAGGGATGGAAGTTACTGACCAAATCGCTATCGATAAGGCAATGATTAAGTTAGACGGTACTCCAAACAAGGGTAAGTTAGGTGCTAACGCTATTTTAGCTGTTTCATTAGCTGCTGCTCGGGCTGCTGCTGACGAATTACAAGTACCTCTTTACAACTACCTTGGTGGTTTCAACGCTCATGTATTGCCAACACCAATGATGAACGTTATTAACGGTGGTGCTCACTCAGATAACAAGGTTGACTTCCAAGAATTCATGATTATGCCAGTTGGTGCACCAACTGTACGTGAAGCTATTCGTTGGGGTTCAGAAACTTTCCACGCCTTGAAGAAGGAATTGGAAGCTGCTGGTAAAGTAACCTCTGTTGGTGACGAAGGTGGATTTGCTCCTGACTTTGCTAACAATGAAGAACCATTCGAATACTTAATTAAGGCTATTGAAGATGCTGGTTACAAGCCAGGTAAGGACATTGCTATTGCCTTTGACGTTGCTGCTTCAGAATTGTGGAACGACGAAGACAAGAAGTACAAGCTTCGTTGGTCAACTGGTGAAGAATACACCACTGAAGAATGGATCAACTACTTATCCGGTATTATTGAAAAGTACCCAGTAGTATCTGTTGAAGACCCAATTGATGAAAACAACTGGGATGATTGGG
This region includes:
- the eno gene encoding phosphopyruvate hydratase produces the protein MSLITDIYAREVLDSRGNPTVEAEVYTEAGGVGRGIVPSGASTGEHEAVELRDGDKNRFGGKGVLKAVSNVNNIIAKEIVGMEVTDQIAIDKAMIKLDGTPNKGKLGANAILAVSLAAARAAADELQVPLYNYLGGFNAHVLPTPMMNVINGGAHSDNKVDFQEFMIMPVGAPTVREAIRWGSETFHALKKELEAAGKVTSVGDEGGFAPDFANNEEPFEYLIKAIEDAGYKPGKDIAIAFDVAASELWNDEDKKYKLRWSTGEEYTTEEWINYLSGIIEKYPVVSVEDPIDENNWDDWVTITDKLGKKVQLVGDDFFVTNTDYLKKGIQMGAANSILIKLNQIGTLTETVEAIEMAKEAGYTAIVSHRSGETEDTTIADLVVATNAGQIKTGSMSRTDRLAKYNQLMRIEDQLGDVAQYKGIHSFYNLSQQARQDIENR